One Nocardioides aromaticivorans genomic window carries:
- the mobA gene encoding molybdenum cofactor guanylyltransferase, whose amino-acid sequence MIELGLSGFAAVILAGGQASRLGGADKATIELGGRSLLERAIDAVVDAGEVVVVGQQVPTERPVTFVLEDPRFGGPAAGLLTGRDSLLRRFPTIAVLAVDMPHLTSSTFRRLHEAAVGHEGAVLTRDGRRQLAFVVETERLDAVRPDREAQHGLAIRALLDPLDLVDVASVGSEARDVDTWSDLRDLASEAEDR is encoded by the coding sequence GTGATCGAGCTGGGACTGTCCGGATTCGCCGCCGTGATCCTCGCGGGCGGCCAGGCCTCGCGCCTCGGTGGCGCCGACAAGGCCACGATCGAGCTCGGCGGCCGGTCGCTGCTCGAGCGGGCCATCGACGCCGTGGTCGACGCCGGCGAGGTCGTGGTGGTCGGACAGCAGGTCCCGACCGAGCGTCCGGTCACCTTCGTGCTCGAGGACCCGCGCTTCGGTGGTCCTGCCGCCGGCCTGCTGACCGGCCGCGACTCCCTGCTGCGCCGGTTCCCGACGATCGCGGTGCTCGCCGTCGACATGCCCCACCTGACCTCCTCGACCTTCCGGCGGCTCCACGAGGCGGCGGTCGGCCACGAGGGCGCGGTGCTGACCCGGGACGGCCGGCGGCAGCTGGCGTTCGTCGTGGAGACGGAGCGGCTCGACGCCGTACGCCCGGACCGGGAGGCACAGCACGGGCTCGCCATCCGCGCGCTGCTGGACCCGCTCGACCTGGTCGACGTCGCCTCCGTCGGGTCGGAGGCGCGCGACGTGGACACGTGGAGCGACCTGCGCGACCTGGCGTCCGAGGCCGAGGACCGCTGA
- a CDS encoding DUF6457 domain-containing protein: MNLHDWIDELCDVLDIEAEADEGLLVDLSGITRDNVHPAAGVVTAFLLGIAAGEQGADPDGVERLAAKAQALAESWDRPAGAASEEDEDVEFEELADADYSDEDSLV, encoded by the coding sequence GTGAACCTCCACGACTGGATCGACGAGTTGTGCGACGTCCTCGACATCGAGGCCGAGGCCGACGAGGGCCTGCTCGTCGACCTCTCCGGGATCACCCGTGACAACGTCCATCCGGCCGCGGGTGTGGTGACCGCGTTCCTGCTGGGCATCGCCGCCGGGGAGCAGGGGGCCGACCCGGACGGGGTCGAGCGCCTCGCCGCGAAGGCCCAGGCGCTCGCGGAATCCTGGGACCGACCAGCCGGCGCGGCCTCCGAGGAGGACGAGGACGTGGAGTTCGAGGAGCTGGCCGACGCCGACTACTCGGACGAGGACTCCCTGGTCTAG
- a CDS encoding NAD(P)H-quinone oxidoreductase, producing the protein MRAVTQSSPGGPETLVVTELPDPVPGPGEVLIEVAATAVNRADLLQRQGFYPPPPGASDVIGLECSGTVAAVGEGVTAWAVGDQVCALLAGGGYASLVVVPEGQVMPVPDGVDLVTAAALPEVACTVWSNVFMVAALRPDEVFLVHGGAGGIGTFAIQLASRLGARVFTTAGSEDKLARCRELGAEVAISYRDQDFVEVVREATDGHGADVVLDNMGAKYLGRNVDVLATEGRLVIIGMQGGSKAELNIGQLLSKRGAVIATTLRARPTEGKARICASVVEHVWPLVADGSIEPVVSAVLPLDDVAEAHRLIEGGDNVGKVLLTP; encoded by the coding sequence ATGCGCGCCGTCACCCAGTCCAGCCCCGGAGGACCCGAGACCCTCGTCGTCACCGAGCTGCCGGACCCCGTGCCGGGTCCCGGCGAGGTGCTGATCGAGGTCGCCGCGACCGCGGTCAACCGCGCCGACCTGCTGCAGCGGCAGGGCTTCTACCCGCCCCCGCCCGGGGCGTCGGACGTGATCGGGCTCGAGTGCAGCGGCACGGTCGCCGCGGTCGGTGAGGGCGTCACCGCCTGGGCCGTCGGCGACCAGGTCTGCGCGCTGCTCGCGGGTGGCGGCTACGCCAGCCTCGTCGTCGTACCGGAGGGACAGGTGATGCCGGTCCCCGACGGCGTCGACCTGGTCACCGCGGCGGCGCTGCCCGAGGTCGCCTGCACGGTGTGGTCCAACGTCTTCATGGTCGCCGCGCTGCGACCCGACGAGGTGTTCCTCGTGCACGGCGGCGCCGGCGGCATCGGCACCTTCGCCATCCAGCTCGCCTCCCGCCTCGGTGCGCGGGTGTTCACCACCGCCGGCAGCGAGGACAAGCTGGCCCGCTGCCGCGAGCTCGGCGCGGAGGTGGCGATCAGCTACCGCGACCAGGACTTCGTCGAGGTCGTCCGCGAGGCGACCGACGGGCACGGCGCCGACGTCGTGCTCGACAACATGGGCGCGAAGTACCTCGGCCGCAACGTCGACGTGCTGGCCACCGAGGGCCGGCTCGTGATCATCGGCATGCAGGGTGGCTCGAAGGCCGAGCTCAACATCGGCCAGCTGCTCTCCAAGCGCGGCGCGGTCATCGCCACCACGCTGCGCGCGCGGCCCACCGAGGGCAAGGCGCGGATCTGCGCGTCGGTCGTCGAGCACGTGTGGCCGCTGGTGGCCGACGGGTCGATCGAGCCGGTCGTGTCCGCCGTGCTCCCGCTCGACGACGTCGCCGAGGCGCACCGCCTCATCGAGGGCGGCGACAACGTCGGCAAGGTGCTGCTGACGCCCTGA
- a CDS encoding bacterial proteasome activator family protein, whose translation MTESGDEQIVVVGPDGQPIGTVPASAVEQGAVDDDHDDDGERALTDLVEQPAKVMRIGSMIRQLLEEVKAAPLDEASRARLAAIHRSSIAELEQGLAPELVEELERLSLPFSEDATPSEAELRIAQAQLVGWLEGLFHGIQTAIYAQQMAARAQFEQIRRALPPGMSLGGQAADQPAPGAPGGQPEHKDEPRSGGMYL comes from the coding sequence ATGACCGAGAGCGGCGACGAGCAGATCGTGGTGGTGGGACCGGACGGACAGCCGATCGGCACGGTGCCGGCGTCGGCGGTCGAGCAGGGCGCGGTCGACGACGACCACGATGACGACGGCGAGCGCGCGCTGACCGACCTGGTCGAGCAGCCGGCCAAGGTGATGCGCATCGGCAGCATGATCCGCCAGCTCCTCGAGGAGGTGAAGGCGGCCCCGCTCGACGAGGCCAGCCGCGCCCGCCTCGCCGCGATCCACCGCTCCTCGATCGCCGAGCTCGAGCAGGGCCTCGCCCCCGAGCTGGTCGAGGAGCTGGAGCGGCTCTCGCTGCCCTTCTCCGAGGACGCCACGCCGTCCGAGGCCGAGCTCCGCATCGCCCAGGCCCAGCTCGTCGGCTGGCTCGAGGGTCTCTTCCACGGCATCCAGACCGCGATCTACGCCCAGCAGATGGCGGCGCGGGCGCAGTTCGAGCAGATCCGCCGGGCGCTGCCGCCGGGCATGTCCCTGGGCGGTCAGGCGGCCGACCAGCCGGCGCCCGGTGCGCCCGGGGGGCAGCCGGAGCACAAGGACGAGCCCCGCTCCGGGGGCATGTACCTCTGA
- a CDS encoding HAD family hydrolase has product MTSPGQPGWRPRLVALDIDGTLLRWVAGLGMSHEEVTPAVHDAVQRVLDSGAHVVLSSGRAPHNMTVVADMLDLHGHGERIWIVAANGAVVLRYPPAEVVHEVTFDAAPAVAAVLEKHPEALVAVEERGVGYRVSAPFPDGELGGESIVAAVEEMVAEPVSRVIIRDPKATAEDFVKLASGLGLHGTDYVVGWTAWLDLAPVGVSKASGLEYVAQQLGIDRADVLSIGDGRNDIEMLQWSGRGVAMGQSVDEVKEAADDVTASVDDDGAAVELGRWFPAAGSGGMDA; this is encoded by the coding sequence ATGACGTCTCCCGGCCAGCCCGGCTGGCGCCCGCGCCTGGTCGCCCTCGACATCGACGGCACCCTCCTGCGCTGGGTCGCCGGTCTCGGGATGAGCCACGAGGAGGTCACCCCGGCTGTCCACGACGCCGTCCAGCGGGTGCTCGACAGCGGGGCGCACGTGGTCCTCTCGTCGGGACGTGCTCCGCACAACATGACCGTCGTCGCCGACATGCTCGACCTGCACGGCCACGGTGAGCGGATCTGGATCGTCGCGGCCAACGGCGCGGTCGTGCTGCGCTACCCGCCGGCGGAGGTCGTGCACGAGGTGACCTTCGACGCGGCGCCGGCCGTGGCCGCCGTACTCGAGAAGCATCCGGAGGCGCTCGTCGCCGTCGAGGAGCGCGGTGTCGGCTACCGCGTCTCCGCGCCCTTCCCCGACGGCGAGCTCGGTGGCGAGTCCATCGTCGCCGCGGTCGAGGAGATGGTCGCCGAGCCGGTCAGCCGCGTGATCATCCGCGACCCGAAGGCGACCGCCGAGGACTTCGTGAAGCTCGCCTCCGGCCTGGGCCTGCACGGCACCGACTACGTCGTCGGCTGGACCGCGTGGCTGGACCTCGCCCCGGTCGGGGTCTCCAAGGCCTCCGGACTGGAGTACGTCGCCCAGCAGCTCGGCATCGACCGGGCGGACGTGCTGTCGATCGGCGACGGCCGCAACGACATCGAGATGCTGCAGTGGTCCGGGCGCGGTGTCGCCATGGGCCAGTCGGTCGACGAGGTGAAGGAGGCGGCCGACGACGTCACCGCGAGCGTCGACGACGACGGCGCCGCCGTCGAGCTCGGTCGCTGGTTCCCGGCCGCCGGATCTGGTGGGATGGACGCGTGA